The DNA region TGTTGTTGGTTCCAGTCATGCTGTATTACCTGTTATTGCACTGGCGCCTGGCTATTGGCATGGCCGTTTTTATGGTGCCTGTTGTTGCCAGTACCGAATGGCTTTCGCAGATGGGAGCGGCATCTGTTTGGCTAGCGTTGCTGGTCTTTATTGTGGGGTGGATTTTTCAGTTTATTGGCCATCATTATGAGCAAGCTAAACCTGCTTTTCTGGATGATATCAATCAGTTATTTATTGGCCCATTTTTCCTGATGGCTGAAATCTACTTCATGTTAGGTTGGGCGAGCAGTTTGGAGCGCTGTATTACACCGTTAGCCAGAGACAAGCGTTTACTGCTAGAACAGATAAAAACTAGGCGGGTGATAGATTGAAAATTATGGCAAGTAAAGCATCCTAAGATGCCTTACTTGTTTATGTGTTGATAGCTTATTGAGGCCGATAATACTGTGGCATGACTCTGACTGTTTTTATCATATTATCAGCTACTTCAATGATTTCCATCGGATAACCCGCCAGTCGCAGTCCGGTGTTGGCTTCTGGAATATCTTCCAGATACTCTAGGATCAGCCCATTAAGGGTTTTGGGGCCATCGGTGGGGAAATTCCAATGTTTCTCTTTGTTCAAATCGCGGATATTGATGGTGGCATCTATTAAGAAAGTGCCATCCTGCTGCGGGGTAATTTCCTCGCTGGCCGTTGGGATCATGGAGGTAGTGAAATCGCCAACGATCTCTTCCAGAATATCTTCCAGTGTCACCAATCCTTGGATGTCGCCATATTCATCAACCACCAGTCCAATACGTTCTTTGTTTTTCTGGAAATTAGCCAATTGCACACTTAACGGCGTGCCTTCCGGGACGTAATAGATCTCTTTTACTGCCCGCAGCAAAGAGGATTTGCTGAATTGTCCTTTGGATTGTAACCGTAGGGCGTCTCGCAAATGTACAAAACCCACAGTATCGTCAATATTATCGCGGTAGAGCAAAACCCGAGTATGCGGACTTTGAATAATCTGTTTATTGATGCTCTTAAAATCGTCGTTGATGTTGATGGCGTATAACTCGTTACGCGGCACCATAATATCTTCTACTGAGACATTGCCCAGATCCAACACCGATAACAGCATATCGCGGTTGCGGCGGGGGATCAGTGCTCCAGCTTCATGCACTACAGTTGCCAGTTCTTCTTGACTCAGTGCATCACTGTGCTTGACCGACTTCACGCCCATCAACTTCAAAATGAACGAGGTGATCCAGTTCATCACCTTGACTAACGGCAGCATGATCCACAACAGCCCCTTCAGCACAATGCTGGAAGGAAATGCCACTGGCTCAGGGCGCAGGGCGGCGAGCGTTTTTGGAGTCACTTCCGCAAATACCAGTACAACAAAGGTTAGTACCCCGGTAGCGATGGCAATGCCAGCATCACCATACAAGCGCATACCTAAAACGGTGGCGACAGCAGAAGCAAGAATGTTGACCAGATTGTTACCAATCAGGATCAGACCAATCAGGCGGTCAGGGCGTTCCAGCAGTTTTAAGGCCCGTTGGGCTCCCCTGTGACCATTGCCGGCGAGATGGCGCAGTCGGTAACGGTTTAGGGTCATCATAGCGGTTTCTGAACCGGAGAAATAAGCTGAAATTAGGATCAGGACTAGCAGGATCAGTAGCAGCGCGCCGGTCGATATAGCGTCCAAAAATGGGCTCCGTAAGGAATAATAAGCCTAGTAAATACTGGGATTTATTTGAGGTGTCAAGAAAACCGGTAACAGATTGACTGTCACCGGTCATTTTCAATCAGTTGAGGATGAGCTCTTTTACCGCACGGGCGCCAAAATAGGCGAGTGATAACAGCACCGCACCTGAAATAGTGTAGATCACCGCAGTTTTGATGCGGCAACCCACAGTGTACTGCTGCCACAACATGGCGATATAGACAAACCAAGCCATGATTGACAGTACGGCTTTGTGTCCCTGACCACTAGAGAACATGCTATCCATAAAGATAAACCCTGTCGCCAGCGACAAGCTGAGCAGGATCAAGCCTATGATTACCAAGTGATACAGTTGCTTCTCAACCGTCAGCAAGGGTGGAATGGCATGAGCCATCAGCGGTTGTTTCTTTTTCAGTTTGTTCTGGATGAACATTAACTGCACAGCGTACAGCGCCGCAATTAGCAACGCACTATAGGCCATCAGTGATAACACCACATGCACCAGCACTTCCGGGTGTTGGTCAAAGTGCAAAATGTATTGTGGTGGTACCAGCCATAACAATGCTACGCCAATAATGGAACAGGCAAACACCACCGGCACCAGCACTATCACCTTAATGTGCGACATCACTATGGTAAACGTCAGTGCAATTATCCAGCACACCATAGAAATCACATTGGTTAAACTGAAGTTCTGGCCGTTATCGGTGAAAATGGCGGGATACAGGGCAAAGGCATGCAACACCACCGCAATGGCTGCAAAAATTGTCACCAGTTTCCTGTTCGGGCCTTCGGGGTGAAAAAGGCGACTAGTCACCAGAATCAGTGCCACGGCGTAAAACACCATTGCAACAGCAGGAAGAATGACCATCAGACGTTAACCTATTCCTTTATTGATGAAAATTACTGCGGTAAACCGCAAGAAATTGTTGCCGTAAGAATAACATGAGTGATACATGCTTGGGCAGTGACACAGACAACAAAAATTAAGTTGCTCGCAACCTTTAGTAGTGGATTAGCGCGAGAAGTTCCATCTTTAGCTAACACTTCTATCGCGATCAGCTTGCTTGGTGGCATCTTGCCTCGACATAGTTATAATACGCCCCAACTGCAGAAATTGAAAAACGGAACAGATCACACCATGTTTGAGAATCTTTCTGACCGCCTTTCCCGAACGCTGAAAAACATCAGTGGCCGTGGTCGTCTCACCGAAGATAACGTCAAGGATACCCTGCGCGAAGTGCGTATGGCACTGCTGGAAGCCGACGTTGCTTTGCCTGTGGTGCGGGAGTTTGTTAATAGCGTTAAAGAACGCGCTGTTGGTCAGGAAGTCACTAAGAGCCTGACCCCAGGGCAGGTATTTATCAAGATCGTCCAGAACGAACTTGAAAAAGCCATGGGCGAAGCCAATGAAGCACTGAATCTGGCAACACAACCGCCAGCCGTGTTGATGATGGCCGGTCTGCAAGGGGCAGGTAAAACCACCAGTGTGGCTAAACTGGCGAAATTCCTGCGAACCCGCCAGAAAAAATCGGTGTTGGTCGTTAGTGCCGACGTTTATCGTCCCGCCGCTATCAAACAGTTGGAAACCTTGGCTCAGGAAGTCGAAGTAGAATTCTTCCCGTCAGATGTCAGCCAAAAGCCGGTTGATATCGCCAGTGCCGCGATCGCACATGCCAAACGTAAATTTATCGATGTGGTCATCGTGGATACCGCGGGTCGTCTGCATGTTGATGAAGCGATGATGGACGAGATCAAAGCGCTGCATGCGACCATCAATCCCATTGAAACCCTGTTTGTTGTGGATGCGATGACCGGGCAGGACGCGGCCAATACGGCTAAAGCGTTTAATGATGCCTTACCGCTTACCGGGGTGATCCTCACCAAAGTCGATGGCGATGCCCGTGGCGGTGCTGCACTATCCATTCGCCATATTACTGGCAAGCCCATTAAATTTTTAGGTGTTGGTGAAAAGACTGACGCTTTAGAGCCATTCTATCCCGATCGTATCGCATCACGCATTCTGGGTATGGGCGATGTGCTGTCGCTGATTGAACAAGTTGAGCGTGGAGTTGATAAAGAAAAGGCGCTGAAACTGGCGCAGAAAGTGAAATCTGGCGGTGGTTTTGATCTCGAGGATTTCCGCGAGCAGCTACAGCAGATGAAAAACATGGGCGGCATGATGAGCATGATTGAAAAGATGCCCGGAGTGGGGAAATTGCCGCCAGATGCCATGGCACAACTGCAAGGCGGTAAGCTGACCGGGCAAATGGAAGCTATTATTAACTCCATGACACCGGGCGAACGCCGCAACCCCGATATTATCAAAGGCTCACGCAAACGCCGTATTGCCGTGGGTTCCGGCACCCAAATCCAAGATGTTAACCGCCTGCTGAAACAGTTTACCCAAATGCAGAAAATGATGAAGAAAATGTCGGGTAAAGGTGGCATCAGCAAGATGATGCGCGGCCTGGGTGGAATGGTGCCACCAGGAATGCGTTTTCCCGGGCGCTAAACACGCAGCGGATAACGGTTTTGACGGGGTTATTTTGGCTTGATGCGGTTGCAATTGGCTAAAAGTCAGGTAAAATTCCCCGGCTTTCTATGCTGGGACTCTTGGCGAACACAGGGTTCCAGTTTTTATTTTGCTGGCAAGCAAATCAAACAGAGGAACTAGAACGCATGGTTACCATTCGTTTATCTCGTGGTGGCGCTAAGAAGCGTCCATTCTACAACATCGTAGTGGCAGACAGCCGCAACGCACGCAACGGTCGTTTCATCGAGCGTGTTGGCTTCTTCAACCCACTGGCTCGTGGCCAGGAAGAAGCACTGCGTCTGGATATGGACCGTGTTCAGCATTGGCTGGCTAACGGTGCAGCTACTAGCGAACGTGTTGCAAAACTGATCAAAGACGCAACTAAAGCAGCTTGATCATAATAAAGGTATAGATTGATGAGCAGTAACCCCGAACCAGTCGTGCTGGGCAAAATTGGCTCCAGTTATGGTGTAAAAGGTTGGCTGAGAATCACCGCCTATACCGATGCTGTTGAAGGTATTTTTGAATATTCTCCCTGGCTGATCCAGCAACAGGGTGAATGGCGTGAAGTGAAGATTGACCGCTGGCGTTTTCATGGCAATACAGTGATTGCATTACTGGAAGGTGTGGAAACCCGCGAGCAGGCGCAGATGCTTACTAACTGTGACATCGGCATTCTGCCGCAGCAGATGAAGTCGCTGCCGGAAGATGAATTCTACTGGCGTGATCTTATCGGCTGTGAAGTGATAAACACTCAAGGCTACAACATGGGCATAGTTGATCAGATCGTGGAAACAGGATCCAACGATGTGTTGTTGATCAAGGCCAATGCCAAAGATGCCTTTGGCAAAGAGGAACGTATGGTTCCCTTTGTCACCGAACAGTTCATCAAACAGGTGGACCTGACGGCAAAACAGATAACCGTGGATTGGGATCCGGACTTTTAAATCGAGGAAACAGCTTATGTGGTTAGGGGTCATCACCCTGTTCCCGGAGATGTTTCGAGCAGTAACCGATTTTGGTGTTACGGGTCGCGCCGTTAGAAACGGCCTGTTGGAACTCAACACGTGGAATCCTCGTGATTTTACGTATGACCGCCACAACACTGTGGATGACCGTCCTTATGGCGGTGGCCCCGGAATGTTGATGATGGTACAGCCACTTCGTGAAGCTATTCATGCCGCCAAGGCAGCAGCGGGCGAAGGTGCTAAGGTGATATATCTGTCACCTCAGGGACGCAAACTGACACAGCAAGGCGTCGCTGAGTTGGCTCAGGCTTCTAAATTGATTTTGGTGTGTGGTCGCTACGAAGGTATCGATGAGCGCATCATCAAAACAGAAGTTGACGAGGAATGGTCAGTCGGAGACTACGTGCTTTCGGGCGGTGAGTTACCTGCTATGACCTTAATCGATGCGGTTTCTAGGTTAGTGCCCGGTGTGCTGGGAAAACAAGCCTCGGCAGAGCAGGACTCCTTCTCTGACGGATTGCTCGATTGTCCTCATTTCACCCGGCCAGAAGTGCTGGAAGGTTATGATGTTCCGACAGTGTTGCTCAGTGGCAACCACGAACAAATTAGACGCTGGCGTTTGCAGCAGAGTCTTATTAGAACTCTTAAGCGACGACCGGAATTGTTTGAAACTCTAGCTCTGACTGACGAACAAAAGACTCTGTTAGCGCAGTTCGTTGAGCAAATGGACTAAGCGTGGTCAAGCTCAGTTAATTCTAGAACGGAGATACAAATGAACAAAATCATCAAAATGCTCAACGATGAGCAAATGAAACAAGACGTACCAGCTTTTGGCGCCGGTGATACCGTAGTCGTTCAGGTACGTGTTAAAGAAGGTGACAAAGAACGTTTGCAGGCGTTCGAAGGTTTGGTTATCGCTAAGCGTAACCGTGGCCTGCACTCAGCATTCACTGTGCGTAAGATCTCTAACGGTGAAGGCGTTGAACGTGTGTTCCAGACTCACAGCCCTCTGGTTGCCAGCATCGAAGTTAAACGCCGTGGTCGCGTGCGTCGTGCTAAGCTGTACTACCTGCGTGATCTGTCAGGTAAAGCTGCACGTATCCGTGAAAAACTGGCCACTAAATAAGCCAGTTACCCCGTTAACGCAAGTGTTCGCACAGAAGCCCGCCTATATGGCGGGTTTTTGTTTTATTGGCGGAAATTAAAAACAAAGCTTGATCCTTTAATTGGAACCGGGCAAACTGACAGTCATTGTAATGGTGTAACGTTACAGCGGTACAGTTATCGTTGTGAATAAATGATCTTAGGTGAAGTCAGTGTCAGAGCAATTAGTACAAGTCAATCCGCTGGAAAATGTGCGGATCCATGCTGAAAAAGTGTTGTTTACTCCTGAACAACTGAAGCAGGAATTACCGCTTTCAGAAAAGGCCCATCAGTTCATCCTCAATGCCCGCAAGACGGTTGCCGATATTGTCCATAAACGTGACAGTCGGTTACTGGTGATTACCGGGCCTTGTTCTATCCATGATCTCGCCTCAGCGAAAGAATATGCGTTAAAACTCAAAAAATTAAGGGATGAACTCCAGGATCAGTTTTACATTTTGATGAGGGTGTACTTCGAAAAACCGCGTACCACAGTGGGCTGGAAAGGCATGATCAACGACCCAGACATGGACGAGTCTTTTGATTTGGAAAAAGGTCTGCGCCAGGCTCGCGAGTTGATGCTGTTTTTGGCTGAGTTGGAACTGCCAGTAGCAACCGAAGCGCTGGATCCTATCAGTCCACAATATATTTCGGAACTTATCAGCTGGTCAGCGATTGGTGCGCGTACCACCGAGTCGCAAACGCATCGTGAAATGGCATCAGGTTTGTCTATGCCCGTCGGTTTCAAGAACGGCACCGATGGCAATCTGGATGTTGCCATTAACGCGCTCAAATCAGCAGCAAGTAAACATAGGTTCATGGGCATTAACCAACAGGGACAAGTGGCGTTGTTGCAAACCCGTGGTAATCCCGATGGACACGTGATCCTGCGCGGTGGCGCTCAACCCAACTATGACGCTGACAGTGTGGCTCAAAGTGCTGCGGCTTTGCACAAAGCGGGATTGACCGCGCGTTTGATCATCGATTGCAGTCATGGCAATTCCAGTAAAGATCATCGACGTCAACCGCTGGTGTGCCGGGATATTTTCCAGCAAATCACTGACGGCAATAAATCGATTATCGGCGTCATGCTGGAAAGCCATCTGTTTGAAGGTAATCAGCAATGTGACAAGCCATTGGCTGAACTGCAATACGGTGTTTCCGTGACCGATGCCTGCATTGATTGGGCGGCAACTGAGTCATTGTTATGTCAGGGCGCAGCACAACTGGCTTCGATCCTGCCGGGCCGATTTGATATGCTCAGAGCTGCCAATGCCTGATGGAAGATTTGATATGAATGAGAAGACCACCGCCGAGTTAGAAAAACTCCGGGATCTTATTGATGGTGTGGATCAGCAACTGTTGTTGTTGCTACGCAAACGGCTAGATTTAGTGGCGCAGGTGGGGGCGGTTAAGCACAGTGCTGGCTTGCCAATATATGCCCCGGAACGTGAAGCTGCCATGCTGGCTAAACGCCGGGCAGAAGCTGAAACCATGGGGATCCAGCCACAACTGATTGAAGATGTGCTGCGGCGTTTGATGCGCGAATCCTATCTCAATGAAAAAGACGTTGGATTTAAGCAAGTTAAAGAAGATCTTGGCAAAATTGTCATTGTGGGTGGTAAGGGGCAGTTAGGGCAACTGTTTGCCCAAATGTTCAGCTTATCTGGCTATGAAGTGCATCTGTTAGATAAAGACGATTGGCATCGGGCTAGCACCATGTTTGTGGGGGCTGGACTGGTGTTGGTCACAGTGCCAATTGCCGTCACCTGCGAGCTTATTCGCGAGAAGCTGGCGCAATTGCCGGCGACCTGCATTCTGGCTGATTTAACTTCAATTAAAACCGCACCGATGACGGCTATGTTAGAGACGCACCGGGGGCCAGTGGTGGGACTGCATCCCATGTTTGGTCCAGATGTCGGCAGTTTTGCCAAACAGGTGGTGGTAGTGTGCCATGGCCGGGAAGCGCCGGCCTATGACTGGTTGCTGGAACAGATAAAAATCTGGGGTGCCAGGTTGGTTGAAGCCGAAGCGATAAAACACGACAAGGCGATGCAACTGGTACAGGCGATGCGCCATTTCTCCACTTTTGTTTATGGCCTCAATCTATGTCGGGAACAGGCAGATATGCAGAGCCTGTTGCAGTTCAGTTCGCCTATTTATCGGCTGGAACTCGCTATGGTCGGGCGGTTGTTTGCCCAGAGTCCAGAGCTGTATGCCGACATTATCTTTGCGCAAAAAGACAGTCTCAAAGCCATCTCGGATTATCTGG from Shewanella dokdonensis includes:
- a CDS encoding DUF962 domain-containing protein; the protein is MKSAIEQLANYKSVHLNSTNLKTHFVGIPLIIWSIFLLLSLLRIDVVGIEIGGSVLLLVPVMLYYLLLHWRLAIGMAVFMVPVVASTEWLSQMGAASVWLALLVFIVGWIFQFIGHHYEQAKPAFLDDINQLFIGPFFLMAEIYFMLGWASSLERCITPLARDKRLLLEQIKTRRVID
- a CDS encoding HlyC/CorC family transporter, whose amino-acid sequence is MDAISTGALLLILLVLILISAYFSGSETAMMTLNRYRLRHLAGNGHRGAQRALKLLERPDRLIGLILIGNNLVNILASAVATVLGMRLYGDAGIAIATGVLTFVVLVFAEVTPKTLAALRPEPVAFPSSIVLKGLLWIMLPLVKVMNWITSFILKLMGVKSVKHSDALSQEELATVVHEAGALIPRRNRDMLLSVLDLGNVSVEDIMVPRNELYAININDDFKSINKQIIQSPHTRVLLYRDNIDDTVGFVHLRDALRLQSKGQFSKSSLLRAVKEIYYVPEGTPLSVQLANFQKNKERIGLVVDEYGDIQGLVTLEDILEEIVGDFTTSMIPTASEEITPQQDGTFLIDATINIRDLNKEKHWNFPTDGPKTLNGLILEYLEDIPEANTGLRLAGYPMEIIEVADNMIKTVRVMPQYYRPQ
- a CDS encoding cytochrome C assembly family protein, which gives rise to MVILPAVAMVFYAVALILVTSRLFHPEGPNRKLVTIFAAIAVVLHAFALYPAIFTDNGQNFSLTNVISMVCWIIALTFTIVMSHIKVIVLVPVVFACSIIGVALLWLVPPQYILHFDQHPEVLVHVVLSLMAYSALLIAALYAVQLMFIQNKLKKKQPLMAHAIPPLLTVEKQLYHLVIIGLILLSLSLATGFIFMDSMFSSGQGHKAVLSIMAWFVYIAMLWQQYTVGCRIKTAVIYTISGAVLLSLAYFGARAVKELILN
- the ffh gene encoding signal recognition particle protein; this translates as MFENLSDRLSRTLKNISGRGRLTEDNVKDTLREVRMALLEADVALPVVREFVNSVKERAVGQEVTKSLTPGQVFIKIVQNELEKAMGEANEALNLATQPPAVLMMAGLQGAGKTTSVAKLAKFLRTRQKKSVLVVSADVYRPAAIKQLETLAQEVEVEFFPSDVSQKPVDIASAAIAHAKRKFIDVVIVDTAGRLHVDEAMMDEIKALHATINPIETLFVVDAMTGQDAANTAKAFNDALPLTGVILTKVDGDARGGAALSIRHITGKPIKFLGVGEKTDALEPFYPDRIASRILGMGDVLSLIEQVERGVDKEKALKLAQKVKSGGGFDLEDFREQLQQMKNMGGMMSMIEKMPGVGKLPPDAMAQLQGGKLTGQMEAIINSMTPGERRNPDIIKGSRKRRIAVGSGTQIQDVNRLLKQFTQMQKMMKKMSGKGGISKMMRGLGGMVPPGMRFPGR
- the rpsP gene encoding 30S ribosomal protein S16, encoding MVTIRLSRGGAKKRPFYNIVVADSRNARNGRFIERVGFFNPLARGQEEALRLDMDRVQHWLANGAATSERVAKLIKDATKAA
- the rimM gene encoding ribosome maturation factor RimM (Essential for efficient processing of 16S rRNA), which gives rise to MSSNPEPVVLGKIGSSYGVKGWLRITAYTDAVEGIFEYSPWLIQQQGEWREVKIDRWRFHGNTVIALLEGVETREQAQMLTNCDIGILPQQMKSLPEDEFYWRDLIGCEVINTQGYNMGIVDQIVETGSNDVLLIKANAKDAFGKEERMVPFVTEQFIKQVDLTAKQITVDWDPDF
- the trmD gene encoding tRNA (guanosine(37)-N1)-methyltransferase TrmD, which codes for MWLGVITLFPEMFRAVTDFGVTGRAVRNGLLELNTWNPRDFTYDRHNTVDDRPYGGGPGMLMMVQPLREAIHAAKAAAGEGAKVIYLSPQGRKLTQQGVAELAQASKLILVCGRYEGIDERIIKTEVDEEWSVGDYVLSGGELPAMTLIDAVSRLVPGVLGKQASAEQDSFSDGLLDCPHFTRPEVLEGYDVPTVLLSGNHEQIRRWRLQQSLIRTLKRRPELFETLALTDEQKTLLAQFVEQMD
- the rplS gene encoding 50S ribosomal protein L19 gives rise to the protein MNKIIKMLNDEQMKQDVPAFGAGDTVVVQVRVKEGDKERLQAFEGLVIAKRNRGLHSAFTVRKISNGEGVERVFQTHSPLVASIEVKRRGRVRRAKLYYLRDLSGKAARIREKLATK
- a CDS encoding 3-deoxy-7-phosphoheptulonate synthase, producing MSEQLVQVNPLENVRIHAEKVLFTPEQLKQELPLSEKAHQFILNARKTVADIVHKRDSRLLVITGPCSIHDLASAKEYALKLKKLRDELQDQFYILMRVYFEKPRTTVGWKGMINDPDMDESFDLEKGLRQARELMLFLAELELPVATEALDPISPQYISELISWSAIGARTTESQTHREMASGLSMPVGFKNGTDGNLDVAINALKSAASKHRFMGINQQGQVALLQTRGNPDGHVILRGGAQPNYDADSVAQSAAALHKAGLTARLIIDCSHGNSSKDHRRQPLVCRDIFQQITDGNKSIIGVMLESHLFEGNQQCDKPLAELQYGVSVTDACIDWAATESLLCQGAAQLASILPGRFDMLRAANA
- the tyrA gene encoding bifunctional chorismate mutase/prephenate dehydrogenase encodes the protein MNEKTTAELEKLRDLIDGVDQQLLLLLRKRLDLVAQVGAVKHSAGLPIYAPEREAAMLAKRRAEAETMGIQPQLIEDVLRRLMRESYLNEKDVGFKQVKEDLGKIVIVGGKGQLGQLFAQMFSLSGYEVHLLDKDDWHRASTMFVGAGLVLVTVPIAVTCELIREKLAQLPATCILADLTSIKTAPMTAMLETHRGPVVGLHPMFGPDVGSFAKQVVVVCHGREAPAYDWLLEQIKIWGARLVEAEAIKHDKAMQLVQAMRHFSTFVYGLNLCREQADMQSLLQFSSPIYRLELAMVGRLFAQSPELYADIIFAQKDSLKAISDYLANYAEALTVLESGNRDEFIRRFREVAQWFGDLAPQFQHESRAMLQSVNDMKSH